A genomic stretch from Actinomycetota bacterium includes:
- a CDS encoding methyltransferase domain-containing protein, which translates to MATAVANTEAREYWTARAAGWLEDQDALEIFGGAPGEAAIEALAPQPGERILDIGCGGGATSLALAGRVAPRGSVVGVDISPGMVAGAQARAAASGAGSVSFVVGDAQVEDLGAGAFQAAYSRFGVMFFADPVAAFANIHRCLAPAGRLSFCCWQGPASNEWMTLPTVVARGVLGMAPPQPDPGEPGPFSFADPGRIREILEGAGFQDVDVALHNDTVALSEGDVATRARVALRQGLVAELLKEVSDETRDQVVAALQEAMRSRMVGGVSDFSRGYLVVTARA; encoded by the coding sequence ATGGCAACGGCAGTGGCGAACACCGAGGCACGGGAGTACTGGACGGCACGGGCGGCCGGCTGGCTGGAGGACCAGGACGCCCTGGAGATCTTTGGGGGGGCACCAGGCGAGGCCGCCATAGAGGCGTTGGCGCCGCAGCCGGGCGAACGGATCCTCGACATCGGGTGCGGGGGCGGCGCCACCTCCCTTGCCCTTGCCGGACGGGTGGCGCCCCGGGGCAGCGTGGTGGGCGTGGACATCTCACCGGGCATGGTCGCCGGGGCGCAGGCCCGGGCGGCCGCCTCCGGGGCGGGGTCGGTGTCCTTCGTCGTGGGCGACGCGCAGGTCGAGGACCTGGGCGCGGGCGCATTCCAGGCTGCCTACTCCCGCTTCGGCGTCATGTTCTTCGCCGACCCGGTGGCGGCCTTCGCCAACATCCACCGGTGCCTGGCGCCGGCGGGCCGGCTGTCGTTCTGCTGCTGGCAGGGGCCCGCCAGCAACGAATGGATGACGCTGCCGACCGTGGTGGCGCGGGGAGTCCTGGGCATGGCCCCGCCGCAGCCCGACCCCGGAGAACCGGGCCCATTCTCCTTCGCCGACCCCGGACGGATCCGCGAGATCCTCGAAGGCGCCGGGTTCCAGGACGTCGACGTCGCCCTGCACAACGACACCGTTGCGCTTTCGGAGGGTGACGTGGCCACCCGGGCCCGGGTGGCCTTGCGCCAGGGCCTGGTGGCCGAGCTGTTGAAGGAGGTCTCCGACGAGACCCGGGACCAGGTGGTCGCCGCCCTGCAGGAGGCGATGCGGAGCCGGATGGTGGGCGGCGTTTCGGACTTCTCCCGCGGTTATCTCGTGGTGACGGCCCGGGCGTGA